The Euphorbia lathyris chromosome 2, ddEupLath1.1, whole genome shotgun sequence genome includes a window with the following:
- the LOC136219094 gene encoding probable tetraacyldisaccharide 4'-kinase, mitochondrial isoform X2, giving the protein MPGKHRSHCGGTQIFINWCILLIPVRLALSMEKLRTAVNHIAYKRDHSKLSTLHRVLLPLLSFSSSAYAAALSFRRYLYLSGYFCKRRLPVPVISVGNITWGGNGKTPMVEFIAQWLADCGISPLILTRGYAGGDESKMLARHLLGSRAMIGVGANRAATADRFLKQYGHLESPNFLFEGTWVVQKDNTQLNPGKIGAVVLDDGMQHWSLQRDLEIVMVNGLAPWGNCHLIPLGPLREPLTALRRADIAVIHHANLVSQQNLRDIELVMRDINDSLPIYFTRMSPSHFFEVGNINSRIPLVFINGVILLCVSAIGSPNSFVQGMEKVGAVYVDRIDFSDHHMFQTTDIDIIMTRLRELEDKFGSRPVVVVTEKDYDRDPEILKHLGPFKVLDHILWTWENNVDIYYCIGPLSLLTSSIYRLYMNKLEIFM; this is encoded by the exons ATGCCAGGTAAGCATCGAAGTCATTGCGGCGGAACCCAAATTTTCATCAACTGGTGCATCCTCTTGATTCCAGTTCGGTTGGCTTTATCGATGGAGAAACTGAGAACAGCGGTGAACCACATAGCATACAAGCGTGACCACTCTAAGCTCTCCACTCTCCATCGCGTTTTACTTCCTCTGCTCTCATTCTCATCTTCGGCTTACGCTGCCGCTCTCTCTTTCCGTCGGTATCTTTACCTCTCTGGCTACTTCTGTAAGCGCCG GTTGCCGGTGCCGGTGATCAGTGTGGGCAATATAACTTGGGGAGGCAATGGGAAGACGCCAATGGTTGAATTCATTGCTCAGTGGTTAGCTGATTGTGGAATTTCACCTCTCATTCTTACTAGG GGTTATGCTGGCGGAGATGAATCAAAGATGCTTGCAAGGCATCTACTCGGTTCACGTGCCATGATCGGTGTAGGTGCAAATCGAGCTGCCACTGCTGATCGTTTTCTTAAACAATATGGACACCTTGAATCTCCTAATTTTTTGTTCGAGGGAACATGGGTCGTCCAGAAAGATAACACTCAGCTTAACCCGGGGAAAATTGGTGCCGTTGTTTTAGATGATGGGATGCAg CACTGGAGTTTGCAGCGTGACCTTGAGATTGTAATGGTAAATGGTCTGGCACCCTGGGGAAACTGTCACTTAATCCCACTTGGACCTTTGAGGGAACCTTTGACAGCCCTTAGAAGAGCAGATATTGCTGTAATTCATCATGCAAACTTG GTATCACAACAAAATCTCAGAGATATAGAGCTAGTCATGCGAGATATTAATGACTCTCTTCCAATTTATTTCACTAGGATGTCTCCATCTCACTTCTTTGAAGTAGGAAACATCAACTCCAGAATACCACTGGTTTTCATTAACGGTGTCATTTTGCTATGTGTTTCTGCAATTGGTTCACCGAATTCTTTTGTGCAGGGGATGGAGAAG GTGGGAGCAGTTTATGTTGATCGAATTGATTTCAGTGACCATCATATGTTTCAAACTACG GATATTGACATAATCATGACAAGACTCAGAGAACTTGAGGACAAGTTCGGTTCCAGGCCGGTAGTTGTTGTTACAGAGAAG GATTATGATCGAGATCCAGAGATTCTGAAGCATTTGGGACCTTTCAAAGTTTTG GACCACATTTTATGGACTTGGGAGAACAATGTTGATATTTACTACTGTATAGGGCCATTGAGCTTGTTAACTTCAAGCATATATCGACTTTATATGAACAAGTTGGAGATATTTATGTAA
- the LOC136219094 gene encoding probable tetraacyldisaccharide 4'-kinase, mitochondrial isoform X1: MPGKHRSHCGGTQIFINWCILLIPVRLALSMEKLRTAVNHIAYKRDHSKLSTLHRVLLPLLSFSSSAYAAALSFRRYLYLSGYFCKRRLPVPVISVGNITWGGNGKTPMVEFIAQWLADCGISPLILTRGYAGGDESKMLARHLLGSRAMIGVGANRAATADRFLKQYGHLESPNFLFEGTWVVQKDNTQLNPGKIGAVVLDDGMQHWSLQRDLEIVMVNGLAPWGNCHLIPLGPLREPLTALRRADIAVIHHANLVSQQNLRDIELVMRDINDSLPIYFTRMSPSHFFEVGNINSRIPLVFINGVILLCVSAIGSPNSFVQGMEKVGAVYVDRIDFSDHHMFQTTDIDIIMTRLRELEDKFGSRPVVVVTEKDYDRDPEILKHLGPFKVLVLCSELQIVPYRGKTKDSFIKLLKELMMVKWSVENKTKL, translated from the exons ATGCCAGGTAAGCATCGAAGTCATTGCGGCGGAACCCAAATTTTCATCAACTGGTGCATCCTCTTGATTCCAGTTCGGTTGGCTTTATCGATGGAGAAACTGAGAACAGCGGTGAACCACATAGCATACAAGCGTGACCACTCTAAGCTCTCCACTCTCCATCGCGTTTTACTTCCTCTGCTCTCATTCTCATCTTCGGCTTACGCTGCCGCTCTCTCTTTCCGTCGGTATCTTTACCTCTCTGGCTACTTCTGTAAGCGCCG GTTGCCGGTGCCGGTGATCAGTGTGGGCAATATAACTTGGGGAGGCAATGGGAAGACGCCAATGGTTGAATTCATTGCTCAGTGGTTAGCTGATTGTGGAATTTCACCTCTCATTCTTACTAGG GGTTATGCTGGCGGAGATGAATCAAAGATGCTTGCAAGGCATCTACTCGGTTCACGTGCCATGATCGGTGTAGGTGCAAATCGAGCTGCCACTGCTGATCGTTTTCTTAAACAATATGGACACCTTGAATCTCCTAATTTTTTGTTCGAGGGAACATGGGTCGTCCAGAAAGATAACACTCAGCTTAACCCGGGGAAAATTGGTGCCGTTGTTTTAGATGATGGGATGCAg CACTGGAGTTTGCAGCGTGACCTTGAGATTGTAATGGTAAATGGTCTGGCACCCTGGGGAAACTGTCACTTAATCCCACTTGGACCTTTGAGGGAACCTTTGACAGCCCTTAGAAGAGCAGATATTGCTGTAATTCATCATGCAAACTTG GTATCACAACAAAATCTCAGAGATATAGAGCTAGTCATGCGAGATATTAATGACTCTCTTCCAATTTATTTCACTAGGATGTCTCCATCTCACTTCTTTGAAGTAGGAAACATCAACTCCAGAATACCACTGGTTTTCATTAACGGTGTCATTTTGCTATGTGTTTCTGCAATTGGTTCACCGAATTCTTTTGTGCAGGGGATGGAGAAG GTGGGAGCAGTTTATGTTGATCGAATTGATTTCAGTGACCATCATATGTTTCAAACTACG GATATTGACATAATCATGACAAGACTCAGAGAACTTGAGGACAAGTTCGGTTCCAGGCCGGTAGTTGTTGTTACAGAGAAG GATTATGATCGAGATCCAGAGATTCTGAAGCATTTGGGACCTTTCAAAGTTTTGGTACTCTGCTCAGAACTGCAAATCGTTCCTTATAGAGGAAAAACTAAGGACAGTTTCATAAAGTTATTAAAGGAACTAATGATGGTGAAATGGTCTGTAGAGAACAAAACTAAGCTTTGA